Proteins encoded in a region of the Grus americana isolate bGruAme1 unplaced genomic scaffold, bGruAme1.mat scaffold_73, whole genome shotgun sequence genome:
- the LOC129200980 gene encoding LOW QUALITY PROTEIN: uncharacterized protein LOC129200980 (The sequence of the model RefSeq protein was modified relative to this genomic sequence to represent the inferred CDS: substituted 1 base at 1 genomic stop codon): protein MGNSQNKDILSKSPLGCILTRWRDIVGTGGTENKKTLIKYCNQWWPLYKLEDGARWPLNGTIDYNTMLQLMLFLRREGKWDEVSYADMFFTLRNHPEWQRDCGMVPPQDPMVLALERENNKGLKGKLRRCCSACSIGQRCTRKNKIHLASEQDLTDLFKPPPRPQEQDVDSEGASTPPGSPVSSRIRKKSAPTVLQAPLREAVGPDGGTMLIKVPFSTTDLEAWKRVAKDYRNDPVNVTKHFQFIIKQHNPDWNDIQLLLEYMTETEKQLILKTAGNLAEDHYKITGGDVKEYLPLQDPKWDANRSTHMERLKAYQGWILKGVERAIPKTINWSALYAIKQGPSESPSEFLDRLRDVMRRNTPLDPGSEVGTQQLVSLFLGQSTGDIRRKLQKLRPTEGRNLEVLLDEAWRVFSNREEDYKRGQRRVVAVVREEEERKPRRGPPRLGRDQCALCKRFGHWKDDCPEKRKNKEKGRNSQKERIMAHLREDXRGPGESTLADPLVIMKLGKKQKKVEFLVDTGATYSVLNQALRPLGNDYIMVKGATGQSEKVYFCEPLRYKLGKQWGIHRFLYMPNSPRALLGRDLLEQLGAIIKFEKGEITLEVNDQQYIQIMSLSLTNVPIEGKISEEIANQVYPGVWATDVPGKAKNATPVEVKLKEGRQPVRIKQYPLRKEDREGIRPVIEKFLQLGLLRECESDFNTPILPVRKPNGSYRVVQDLRAINKITEDLYPVVANPYTLLTVLTPELTWFTVLDLKDAFFCLPLHKSSQKIFAFEWENPKRGRKTQLTWTVLPQGFKNSPTIFGNQLAKDLESWEAPPEEGKLLQYVDDILIATKTEDACMTWTVSLLNFLGLQGYRVSKKKAQVMQRKVIYLGYEISAGQRTLGQTRKETICQTPRPQTVKELRTFLGMTGWCRLWIYNYGLLVKPLYALTTTEQKHLKWNKETIQAFKLLKKALMSAPALGLPDVSKPFFLFSHEKQGIALGILAQDLGPYRRAVAYFSKQLDATAKGWPGCLRAVAAVVLNIQEARKFTLGQKMTVLVSHTVSVVLEAKGGHWLSPQRFLKYQAIMVEQDDVEIIVTNIVNPASFLSGNTGEPVHHDCLETIETTYSSRSDLRDSPMENTENWFTDGSSYVLSGKRHAGYAITTSQEIIESGPLPMSTSAQKAEIIALTRALELAQGKAVNIYTDSKYAFGVVHAHGAIWKERGLLNSQGKNIKHAEEIMKLLEAVQLPEKVAIMHIKAHQKVNSELERGNELADREAKQAAKGWPEAFPTRTAKARESLTEKTLEPQWEGPFQVLLTSFTAIKIKEQNAWIHHSRVKKAPKSPWRVTQVQQGKLTLSRR, encoded by the exons atggGTAACTCTCAGAACAAGGATATCTTAAGTAAAAGCCCCCTCGGTTGCAtattgacacgctggagggataTTGTTGGAACTGGGGGTACAGAGAATAAGAAGACCCTCATTAAATATTGCAATCAATGGTGGCCGCTTTATAAGCtggaagatggagccaggtgGCCACTTAATGGAACAATTGATTACAACACTATGTTGCAATTAATGCTGTTtttgaggagagaaggaaaatgggatgaagtgtCATATGCAGATATGTTTTTCACCCTCCGAAACCATCCGGAGTGGCAAAGGGACTGTGGAATGGTGCCGCCACAGGACCCTATGGTACTTGCCCTAGAGCGGGAAAATAACAAAGGACTTAAAGGTAAACTGAGGCGGTGTTGCTCGGCATGTAGTATTGGGCAAAGATgtactaggaaaaataaaatacacctgGCATCAGAACAAGATTTAACTGATTTGTTTAAGCCTCCCCCTCGACCACAGGAACAGGATGTGGACTCGGAAGGAGCCTCCACTCCCCCGGGAAGCCCTGTATCCTCCCGTATCAGGAAAAAGTCTGCCCCAACAGTCTTACAAGCACCTCTCCGAGAAGCAGTAGGGCCTGACGGTGGGACGATGTTAATTAAGGTACCTTTCTCCACCACTGATTTGGAAGCATGGAAAAGGGTTGCTAAGGATTACAGGAATGATCCGGTAAATGTAACTAAACATTTCCAGTTTATTATAAAACAACACAACCCCGACTGGAATGACATACAATTATTATTAGAATATATGACTGAAAcggaaaagcaattaattttaaaaactgcagggAATTTGGCTGAGGATCATTATAAAATTACGGGAGGAGATGTTAAAGAATATCTCCCCCTTCAAGATCCAAAATGGGATGCAAACAGATCCACGcatatggaaagactgaaggcaTACCAGGGATGGATTTTAAAAGGAGTGGAGAGGGCCATTCCCAAAACTATAAACTGGTCGGCATTATATGCAATCAAACAAGGTCCTTCCGAGTCACCATCCGAATTCTTGGATCGACTAAGGGACGTAATGCGCCGCAACACACCGCTGGATCCTGGGTCAGAGGTAGGAACGCAACAActagtttctttgtttttgggCCAGTCTACAGGAGATATTAGGCGCAAACTCCAAAAGCTGCGTCCCACAGAAGGAAGGAACCTGGAAGTATTGCTGGATGAAGCGTGGAGGGTGTTCAGTAATAGAGAGGAAGATTACAAACGGGGACAAAGAAGGGTGGTGGCGGTCgtcagggaggaggaggaaagaaaacccagacGAGGACCGCCTCGATTAGGCAGAGATCAATGTGCGTTATGCAAAAGATTTGGACACTGGAAAGATGATTGTCCGGAAAAGCGGAAAAATAAGGAGAAGGGGCGGAAtagtcagaaagaaagaataatggCTCATTTGAGGGAAGACTGACGGGGACCTGGGGAATCCACCCTAGCGGATCCACTGGTTATAATGAAGCtagggaaaaagcagaagaaggtAGAATTTCTGGTGGACACAGGGGCGACGTATTCGGTCTTGAACCAAGCTTTGAGGCCCCTGGGAAATGACTATATCATGGTGAAAGGGGCAACTGGCCAAAGTGAAAAGGTATATTTTTGTGAACCTCTGAGATATAAATTGGGAAAacaatggggcatccacagatTTCTGTACATGCCCAACTCCCCGAGAGCACTGTTGGGGAGAGATTTATTGGAACAATTAGGTGCgataattaaatttgaaaagggAGAGATTACTCTGGAGGTGAATGACCAACAGTATATCCAAATAATGAGCTTATCCCTAACTAATGTTCCTATAGAGGGAAAAATCAGCGAAGAAATTGCGAACCAGGTATACCCCGGGGTTTGGGCCACTGATGTGCCcggaaaagcaaaaaatgctaCACCTGTGGAGGTCAAACTCAAAGAAGGACGACAGCCAGTAAGAATCAAGCAGTACCCCCTGAGGAAGGAAGACAGGGAGGGAATTCGACCAGTAATAGAAAAATTTTTACAACTAGGATTATTAAGGGAATGTGAATCCGATTTTAACACTCCCATATTACCTGTCCGTAAACCCAATGGGTCGTACCGGGTGGTTCAGGACCTACGggctataaataaaataactgaagacCTCTACCCGGTAGTGGCAAATCCATATACCTTGCTGACTGTATTGACACCTGAACTAACCTGGTTTACTGTTTTAGACCtgaaggatgccttcttttgcctCCCTCTCCATAAATCCagccagaaaatatttgcatttgaatggGAAAATCCTAAAAGAGGGCGTAAAACTCAGCTTACTTGGACGGTGTTACCACAGGGGTTCAAAAACAGTCCTACTATATTTGGTAACCAACTCGCAAAAGATCTTGAGTCCTGGGAAGCCCCGCCTGAGGAAGGGAAACTGTTACAATATGTGGACGATATCCTGATTGCAACCAAAACAGAGGACGCTTGTATGACCTGGACGGTTAGTCTGCTAAATTTTTTAGGGCTCCAGGGATATCGGGTATCCAAGAAGAAGGCCCAAGTGATGCAGCGTAAGGTGATTTATCTGGGCTATGAAATCAGTGCTGGACAAAGAACTTTGGGACAGACCCGGAAAGAGACAATATGTCAAACTCCGAGACCACAAACAGTGAAAGAGTTACGAACCTTCCTGGGGATGACTGGGTGGTGCCGACTATGGATCTATAACTATGGACTGCTTGTTAAACCTCTGTATGCACTGACAACCACTGAACAAAAACACCTTAAATGGAATAAAGAGACCATACAGGCCTTCAAGTTGCTAAAAAAGGCCCTCATGTCGGCCCCAGCCTTGGGACTCCCAGATGTGAGTAAAccgtttttccttttttcccatgaGAAGCAGGGGATTGCCCTAGGAATACTAGCACAAGATCTGGGCCCGTATCGACGAGCAGTTGCCTACTTTTCTAAACAATTGGATGCAACTGCAAAAGGTTGGCCTGGATGCCTGCGAGCAGTCGCGGCTGTAGTACTAAACATCCAGGAAGCCCGAAAATTCACCCTGGGCCAGAAAATGACTGTGTTGGTGTCCCATACAGTATCTGTAGTACTGGAAGCGAAAGGTGGACACTGGCTTTCCCCACAAAGATTCTTGAAATACCAGGCTATAATGGTAGAACAGGATGATGTGGAGATCATAGTCACTAACATTGTCAATCCAGCCTCTTTCCTCAGTGGAAACACAGGGGAACCAGTGCATCATGACTGCCTGGAGACCATCGAAACAACATATTCCAGCCGTTCAGACCTGAGAGACAGTCCTATGGAGAACACGGAAAACTGGTTCACGGATGGAAGCAGCTACGTCCTAAGTGGTAAAAGACATGCCGGATATGCCATTACCACCAGTCAAGAAATCATAGAGTCAGGGCCTTTACCCATGAGTACCTCTGCACAGAAGGCGGAAATAATTGCTCTGACCCGTGCCTTGGAATTGGCCCAAGGCAAAGCTGTAAATATCTATACAGActcaaaatatgcctttggaGTCGTACATGCGCATGGAGCAATCTGGAAGGAGAGGGGATTATTGAACTCACAGGGCAAAAATATCAAGCACGCAGAAGAGATCATGAAACTGTTGGAGGCAGTCCAACTCCCTGAGAAAGTGGCGATCATGCACATTAAGGCACATCAGAAAGTGAACTCAGAAttggaaagaggaaatgagCTGGCGGACAGAGAGGCAAAACAAGCAGCTAAAG GTTGGCCAGAGGCATTTCCTACCAGGACGGCCAAGGCTCGGGAG TCTCTTACAGAAAAGACCCTGGAACCACAATGGGAAGGACCGTTCCAGGTACTCCTCACATCCTTCACAGCAATAAAGATTAAGGAACAGAATGCCTGGATTCACCACTCCCGTGTGAAGAAGGCACCTAAATCTCCATGGAGAGTCACGCAAGTACAGCAAGGAAAGCTTACCTTGTCACGACGCTGA